A stretch of Rhododendron vialii isolate Sample 1 chromosome 4a, ASM3025357v1 DNA encodes these proteins:
- the LOC131322899 gene encoding heterogeneous nuclear ribonucleoprotein 1-like has product MQSDLGKLFIGGISWDTNEERLKEYFSDFGEVLESVIMKDRSTGRARGFGFIVFADPLVAERVTREKHNIDGRMVEAKKAVPRDDENTMSRSSSSIQGSPGPIRTRKIFVGGLASTVTESDFKMYFEQFGTITDVVVMYDHNTQRPRGFGFITYDSEDAVDKVLLKTFHELNGKMVEVKRAVPKELSPGPSRSPLSGYNYGVSRINSILSGYTQGYSPTTGGYGLRMDGRFSPIAGGRSGYAPFGVGLNFEPGLTPNLAASTNFNNSLSYGRGLNPYYTGNSNRFVNPIGYNEGNGGNNSLFSSGNQNLWGNGGLNEGTNSTNSNAFGGSGGATIGSTFANNGVNWGPSLISGQGGGNISGRGGNLGFGGGDNSYGLGGGSYASNNAPGRPASSSFALSNGGYDGAFSDFYSGSSVYGDPTWRSTNSEREGSGSFGYGLHNGASDVLARSSPGYVGGYSVTERQTNGGIAG; this is encoded by the exons ATGCAATCGGATCTTGGAAAATTATTCATTGGTGGAATTTCGTGGGACACAAATGAAGAACGTCTGAAGGAGTATTTTAGCGATTTCGGGGAAGTTTTGGAATCAGTAATTATGAAGGATCGGAGCACAGGGCGCGCCCGTGGCTTTGGTTTTATTGTTTTTGCTGACCCTTTAGTGGCAGAGAGAGTGACTAGGGAGAAACACAACATCGATGGAAGAATG GTTGAGGCAAAAAAGGCAGTTCCAAGGGATGATGAGAACACAATGAGTAGAAGCAGTAGTAGCATTCAGGGATCTCCCGGCCCAATACGCACGAGGAAGATATTTGTTGGAGGATTAGCTTCCACAGTAACAGAGAGCGActtcaaaatgtattttgagcAGTTTGGGACCATCACTGATGTCGTTGTCATGTATGATCACAACACTCAGAGACCAAGAGGGTTTGGGTTCATTACATATGACTCAGAGGATGCTGTGGACAAAGTGTTGCTCAAAACTTTCCACGAGCTCAATGGCAAAATGGTTGAGGTCAAGCGTGCAGTCCCCAAAGAGTTGTCACCTGGTCCCAGCAGAAGCCCACTGAGTGGATATAACTATGGTGTGAGCAGAATCAATAGCATCCTCAGTGGATACACTCAAGGGTATTCTCCCACTACAGGAGGCTATGGTCTTAGAATGGATGGAAGATTCAGTCCAATCGCTGGAGGTCGAAGTGGGTATGCTCCATTTGGAgtgggtttgaactttgaaccaGGGTTGACCCCTAATCTTGCAGCAAGCACAAACTTCAACAATAGTCTCAGCTATGGGCGGGGATTGAACCCTTATTATACGGGCAATTCAAATAGGTTTGTTAATCCGATTGGATATAATGAGGGTAATGGAGGAAACAATTCCTTATTTAGCTctggaaatcaaaatttgtgggGGAATGGAGGGCTAAATGAGGGAACTAACTCAACAAATTCGAATGCCTTTGGGGGGTCTGGAGGTGCAACCATTGGAAGCACTTTTGCCAACAATGGAGTTAATTGGGGTCCTTCGCTAATCTCGGGCCAAGGTGGAGGTAATATTTCAGGCCGTGGTGGGAATCTTGGTTTTGGAGGTGGTGATAACAGCTATGGTTTGGGAGGAGGCAGCTATGCAAGCAATAATGCACCTGGTAGGCCTGCCTCGTCATCTTTTGCTTTGTCAAATGGCGGTTACGATGGGGCTTTTTCAGATTTTTATAGTGGCAGTTCAGTTTATGGGGACCCTACCTGGCGTTCGACAAACTCTGAGAGAGAGGGATCTGGTTCATTTGGTTATGGGCTTCACAATGGAGCATCCGATGTTCTTGCTAGAAGTTCTCCTGGTTATGTTGGTGGTTACAGTGTTACTGAGAGACAAACAAATGGCG